One genomic segment of Halalkalicoccus tibetensis includes these proteins:
- a CDS encoding UPF0058 family protein, producing the protein MKKQELIHLHGLLAEVSNHYEQNAGEPDFEEYDSLGVRPTSIHKSKTDHKAAVFAIATGITSDIDTESQEAVTPQAD; encoded by the coding sequence ATGAAAAAGCAGGAGCTCATCCACCTTCACGGCCTGCTGGCAGAGGTTTCGAACCACTACGAGCAAAACGCGGGGGAACCGGATTTCGAGGAGTACGATTCGCTGGGCGTACGACCGACGTCGATCCACAAGTCGAAGACCGACCACAAGGCCGCGGTGTTCGCGATCGCCACCGGAATCACCAGCGACATCGACACGGAGTCGCAGGAAGCAGTCACGCCGCAGGCTGACTGA
- a CDS encoding transcription initiation factor IIB, with protein sequence MRQRTFTDESVTETEREETEENEQESELTCPECGGRLQTDTEHGETVCADCGLVVEENEIDRGPEWRAFDSSERDEKSRVGAPTTNMMHDKGLSTNIGWQNKDAYGNTLSNRQRQKMQRLRTWNERFRTRNSKERNLKQALGEIDRMSSALGLPKNVRETASVIYRRALEDDLLPGRSIEGVATASLYAAARQAGTPRSLDEIVQVSRIDRMELTRTYRYVVRELGLEVQPADPESYVPRFASDLELSDEAEHRARELLSNAKQAGIHSGKSPVGLAAAAVYAAALLTNEKVTQAEVSEVANISEVTIRNRYKELLQADDTNPAAGIANAEPAD encoded by the coding sequence ATGAGACAACGAACATTCACTGACGAGTCGGTCACGGAAACGGAGCGGGAAGAGACTGAGGAGAACGAACAGGAGTCGGAGCTCACCTGCCCCGAGTGTGGTGGCCGGCTCCAGACGGACACCGAACACGGCGAGACCGTCTGTGCGGACTGTGGGCTCGTCGTCGAGGAGAACGAGATCGACCGCGGGCCCGAATGGCGCGCGTTCGACTCCTCGGAGCGCGACGAGAAGAGCCGGGTCGGCGCCCCCACGACCAACATGATGCACGACAAGGGGCTCAGCACGAACATCGGCTGGCAGAACAAGGACGCCTACGGCAACACGCTCTCGAACCGCCAGCGCCAGAAGATGCAGCGCCTCCGCACCTGGAACGAGCGCTTCCGCACGCGCAACTCCAAGGAGCGAAACCTCAAACAGGCGCTCGGCGAGATCGACCGGATGTCCTCGGCGCTGGGGCTCCCGAAGAACGTCCGGGAGACCGCCTCGGTGATCTACCGCCGGGCGCTCGAGGACGACCTGCTGCCGGGGCGCTCGATCGAGGGCGTCGCCACCGCGAGCCTCTACGCCGCCGCGCGCCAGGCCGGCACGCCACGCAGCCTCGACGAGATCGTCCAGGTCTCGCGGATCGACCGGATGGAGCTCACCCGGACGTACCGCTACGTGGTCCGCGAGCTGGGTCTCGAGGTCCAGCCCGCCGACCCCGAGAGCTACGTCCCCCGGTTCGCCTCGGACCTCGAGCTCTCGGACGAGGCCGAACACCGCGCCCGGGAGCTGCTCTCGAACGCGAAACAGGCCGGCATCCACAGCGGGAAGTCGCCGGTGGGCCTCGCCGCGGCCGCGGTCTACGCCGCCGCGCTGCTGACCAACGAGAAGGTCACGCAGGCCGAGGTCAGCGAGGTCGCGAACATCAGCGAGGTGACCATCAGGAACCGCTACAAGGAGCTGCTTCAGGCGGACGACACGAACCCCGCTGCGGGCATCGCGAACGCCGAGCCCGCCGACTGA
- a CDS encoding DUF357 domain-containing protein codes for MPADLEEKTDRYERLLAEALAAAEPADTDGTTHERSAEECLEMAESYLADGRHFREQGDAVNALASFSYGHGWLDAGARIGVLDVPREGHLFTV; via the coding sequence ATGCCCGCCGACCTGGAGGAGAAGACCGACCGCTACGAGCGCCTGCTCGCCGAGGCGCTCGCGGCCGCGGAGCCCGCCGATACGGACGGAACGACCCACGAACGGAGCGCCGAGGAGTGTCTCGAAATGGCCGAGTCCTACCTAGCGGACGGACGGCATTTCCGCGAGCAGGGGGACGCCGTGAACGCGCTGGCATCGTTCTCTTATGGCCACGGCTGGCTCGACGCGGGTGCCCGGATCGGGGTCCTCGACGTCCCGCGCGAGGGCCACCTGTTCACCGTTTAG
- the trxB gene encoding thioredoxin-disulfide reductase has product MSDEPRVEIYTKTDCPYCEMAKDLFDAKGVDYELYNVSEDEALFEEMVERAEGRKTAPEVFVDDELIGGWDETSALEETGELDEMLGIETGEEEAHRRLVIAGSGIAGLTAAIYAARSNNEPLVIEGTEPGGQLTLTTDVANYPGFPEGIGGPELINNMKEQATQFGADVINGVIEEVDDSTRPYEVRMKNGDVYTADAVIAASGASARTLGIPGEDEMMGYGVSTCATCDGAFFRGEEMVVVGGGDAAMEEATFLTKFAEKVYLVHRREEFRAEDYWVDRIGEEVEAGNVEILTNTEVTEIDGTPDGGVDHVSLATHPEGHPKDRLDEPETEEYDLDVGAFFIAIGHTPNTEYLENTGVEMDADGYLKTHGGTGGGQTETDVPGIFGAGDVVDYHYQQAVTAAGMGCKAAIDADEYLEGEEREAAAAAEPALAESDD; this is encoded by the coding sequence ATGAGCGACGAGCCACGGGTCGAGATCTACACCAAGACCGACTGTCCGTACTGCGAGATGGCCAAGGACCTCTTCGACGCGAAGGGCGTCGACTACGAGCTCTACAACGTCTCGGAGGACGAGGCGCTGTTCGAGGAGATGGTCGAGCGCGCCGAGGGTCGCAAGACCGCCCCGGAGGTGTTCGTCGACGACGAGCTGATCGGCGGCTGGGACGAGACCAGCGCGCTCGAGGAGACCGGCGAGCTCGACGAGATGCTCGGCATCGAGACCGGCGAGGAGGAGGCCCACCGCCGGCTCGTGATCGCCGGCAGCGGGATCGCCGGCCTGACGGCCGCGATCTACGCCGCCCGGTCGAACAACGAGCCGCTGGTGATCGAGGGCACCGAACCCGGCGGCCAGCTCACCCTCACCACGGACGTCGCCAACTACCCCGGATTCCCGGAGGGGATCGGCGGGCCGGAGCTGATCAACAACATGAAGGAACAGGCGACGCAGTTCGGCGCCGACGTGATCAACGGCGTCATCGAGGAGGTCGACGACTCGACGCGGCCCTACGAGGTACGCATGAAGAACGGCGACGTCTACACCGCCGACGCAGTCATCGCAGCAAGCGGCGCGAGCGCCCGAACCCTCGGAATCCCCGGCGAGGACGAGATGATGGGCTACGGGGTCTCGACCTGTGCAACCTGTGACGGCGCGTTCTTCCGGGGCGAGGAGATGGTCGTCGTCGGCGGCGGCGACGCCGCCATGGAGGAGGCGACCTTCCTCACGAAGTTCGCCGAGAAGGTCTATCTGGTTCATCGCCGCGAGGAGTTCCGCGCGGAGGACTACTGGGTCGACCGCATCGGCGAGGAGGTCGAGGCGGGCAACGTCGAGATCCTCACGAACACCGAGGTCACCGAGATCGACGGCACGCCCGACGGCGGCGTCGACCACGTCTCGCTGGCCACCCATCCCGAAGGCCACCCGAAGGACAGGCTCGACGAGCCCGAGACCGAGGAGTACGACCTCGACGTCGGCGCGTTCTTCATCGCCATCGGCCACACTCCCAACACCGAGTACCTCGAGAACACGGGCGTCGAGATGGACGCCGACGGCTACCTGAAGACCCACGGCGGCACGGGCGGCGGCCAGACGGAAACCGACGTCCCCGGGATCTTCGGCGCGGGCGACGTCGTCGACTACCACTACCAGCAGGCCGTGACGGCCGCCGGCATGGGCTGTAAGGCCGCGATCGACGCCGACGAGTACCTCGAGGGCGAAGAACGCGAGGCCGCGGCCGCCGCCGAACCCGCGCTCGCGGAATCGGACGACTAA